In Rattus norvegicus strain BN/NHsdMcwi chromosome 1, GRCr8, whole genome shotgun sequence, a genomic segment contains:
- the Rps24-ps19 gene encoding small ribosomal subunit protein eS24-like, with the protein MNDTVTIQTRKFMTNRLLQRKQMVIDVLHPGKATVPKTEILEKLAKMYKSTPDVIFVFGFRTHFGGGKTTGFGMIYDSLDYAKKNEPKHRLARHGLYEKKKTSHKQ; encoded by the coding sequence ATGAATGACACGGTAACCATCCAGACCAGGAAGTTCATGACAAACCGTCTGCTTCAGAGGAAACAGATGGTCATTGATGTCCTTCATCCTGGGAAGGCCACAGTACCAAAGACAGAAATTCTGGAAAAGCTGGCCAAGATGTACAAAAGCACACCAGATGTCATCTTTGTATTTGGATTCAGAACCCACTTTGGTGGTGGCAAGACAACTGGCTTTGGCATGATCTATGATTCTTTAGATTATGCAAAGAAGAATGAGCCTAAACACAGACTTGCAAGACATGGCCTTTATGAGAAGAAAAAGACCTCCCACAAACAGTGA